Genomic segment of Deltaproteobacteria bacterium:
GCTGGTACAGATCCGCATCGAGCCCTCGCTGCTCGAGGCACCCGACGTCGAGATGCTGCAGGACCTGATCGTCGCGGCGGTCAACGAGGGCATCCGGGCGGCGCAGAAGCTGATGGCCGACGAGATGGGGAAGGTGGCCGGCGGCCTCGGCCTCGGCATCAAGCTGCCCGGCATGCCCTAGGGAGGCGGCCGAATGGCCCAGACCCCGTCGATGACCCGGCTGATCGAGCAGCTCACCAAGCTGCCGGGGATCGGCGAGAAGACGGCGGCGCGCCTGGCGTTCCACATCCTCCGGGCGGACCGGCAGTACGCGCAGGCGCTCGCCGACGCCCTCGTCGCGGTCAAGGACGAGACGCGGCTCTGCTCCGTCTGCTTCGCCCTCACCGAGACGGACCCGTGCCCGATCTGCACCGATCCCGAGCGCAGCCCCGAGGTCATCTGCGTGGTCGAGGAGCCGGCCGACCTGCTCGCCGTCGAGCGCGTCCACGAGTTCCGCGGCCGCTACCACGTGCTGCACGGCACGATCGCGCCGCTCGACGGCGTCGGGCCGGACGAGCTCAAGAT
This window contains:
- a CDS encoding YbaB/EbfC family nucleoid-associated protein; this translates as MSKGFDLGGLFRQAQQLQEKLASVQQEIGARTVEASAGGGMVTAVVNGKLELVQIRIEPSLLEAPDVEMLQDLIVAAVNEGIRAAQKLMADEMGKVAGGLGLGIKLPGMP
- the recR gene encoding recombination protein RecR; the encoded protein is MAQTPSMTRLIEQLTKLPGIGEKTAARLAFHILRADRQYAQALADALVAVKDETRLCSVCFALTETDPCPICTDPERSPEVICVVEEPADLLAVERVHEFRGRYHVLHGTIAPLDGVGPDELKIQPLLARLGGAPVREVILATNPTAEGEATALYLAKLLKPLGIRVTRIAHGIPVGGDLEYADVMTVGRALEGRREM